One Candidatus Binatus sp. genomic window carries:
- a CDS encoding DEAD/DEAH box helicase, with translation MALHPEFPKSPYAELLPDQRWFPAAEELRSTAYEKLLPPLVAKIRSEVSAWRSASYADVSDTSRALLNWWFETDHLAEQADGTLSPFRYYFAQREAVETVIWLHDVRKVRDKFDLLRYDASGAVSTNMFDEDWPRYVVKMATGAGKTKVLSLLIAWSFFHKLYETDSTLARNFLLIAPNIIVLDRLRADFDGLRIFFNDPILPDNGHAGYNWRDDFQITLHIQDDVRVVRETGNLFLTNIHRVYLGDVREPSLDDDDLRDYFLNPFGPKPVGKTTDSKADLGEIVREIDELAVFNDEAHHIHDPKMAWFKSIQDIHHRMLQKDGRLALQVDVTATPRHDNGAIFVQTVSDYPLVEAIYQNVVKHPVLPDAASRTRLQEHKSAIFTERYADYLQLGIEEWRKSYAEHEVMGKKAVLFVMVDDTRNCDEAGEYLRKICPELEGDAVLVIHTKSNGEISEAASSKNEDELRKLRYEANAIDSWESPVKAIVSVLMLKEGWDVRNVTTIVGLRAYVAKSNILPEQTLGRGLRRMYFGSDTSETVSVMGTAAFMEFVESLKTEQGVDFEYKPMGPGTERKDSLVVEVDTQNTDKNIDALDIELPKLSRRFNREFKDLEALDPATFGNVKLPLKPFTPEQTREIVFKTMLDAEVHHTILLDGAGPADYRSVVGFFARQLLKELRLVGGYDLLYPKVKAFMAEHLFEASPVNLEDPVVLRNLSEPDAGKILFDTFKKAINALTVRDNGSSRIEDRIRLRDTRPFRTENRPYLAPKKSLFSKIVGEPHAGGFELAFAGFLDNATDVMAFAKNYLAVGFKIDYVKADGDLSTYTPDFIVKTTDGTVWIVETKGRAELDLPQKMTRLRQWCADASQASQPESGPAYRFVYVDQQGYERNPPKNFAALAAGFTEYQA, from the coding sequence ATGGCGCTACACCCTGAGTTCCCAAAATCGCCCTACGCCGAATTACTGCCGGACCAGCGTTGGTTTCCGGCTGCCGAAGAACTTCGAAGCACGGCCTATGAGAAGCTGCTGCCGCCACTGGTCGCTAAGATTCGCAGCGAGGTCTCAGCGTGGCGGAGCGCGAGTTATGCGGATGTTTCAGACACATCGCGCGCGCTCCTGAACTGGTGGTTCGAGACCGACCACTTGGCCGAGCAGGCCGATGGCACGCTGTCACCGTTTCGTTATTACTTCGCGCAGCGCGAAGCGGTGGAGACGGTGATCTGGTTGCACGATGTGCGCAAGGTGCGGGACAAATTCGATCTGCTACGCTACGACGCCTCGGGCGCCGTTTCGACGAACATGTTCGACGAGGACTGGCCGCGCTACGTTGTAAAGATGGCGACCGGCGCGGGCAAGACGAAAGTGCTGTCTCTGCTTATCGCGTGGAGTTTTTTCCACAAGCTCTATGAAACCGACTCGACGTTAGCACGAAACTTTCTCCTTATTGCCCCGAACATCATCGTCCTCGACCGCCTGCGCGCCGATTTCGATGGTCTACGCATTTTCTTCAACGACCCCATTCTTCCGGACAACGGTCATGCCGGCTACAACTGGCGAGACGATTTTCAGATCACGCTGCATATTCAGGACGATGTCCGGGTTGTGAGGGAAACCGGAAATCTGTTTCTTACCAACATCCATCGCGTCTATCTCGGCGACGTGCGCGAGCCCTCGCTGGATGACGATGATCTGCGCGACTACTTTCTTAATCCTTTCGGCCCCAAGCCGGTGGGCAAGACGACCGATAGCAAGGCCGATCTGGGCGAGATCGTTCGCGAGATTGACGAGCTGGCTGTGTTCAATGACGAGGCCCACCACATCCACGATCCGAAGATGGCCTGGTTCAAGAGCATCCAGGACATTCATCACCGGATGTTGCAGAAAGATGGCCGCCTGGCCTTGCAAGTGGACGTGACCGCCACGCCCCGGCACGACAACGGCGCGATCTTCGTTCAGACTGTCTCGGACTACCCGCTGGTCGAGGCCATCTATCAGAACGTCGTCAAGCACCCGGTGCTACCGGATGCCGCCAGCCGTACACGATTGCAGGAGCACAAGAGTGCAATCTTTACCGAGCGCTATGCCGACTACCTGCAACTCGGCATTGAAGAGTGGCGCAAAAGCTATGCCGAGCACGAGGTCATGGGTAAGAAAGCGGTGCTGTTCGTCATGGTGGACGACACTCGCAACTGCGACGAGGCTGGCGAATACTTGCGCAAGATTTGTCCAGAACTCGAAGGCGACGCCGTGCTCGTCATCCACACCAAGAGCAACGGTGAGATATCCGAAGCCGCGTCCAGCAAAAACGAGGATGAATTAAGAAAGCTCCGTTATGAAGCCAATGCGATAGATTCCTGGGAAAGCCCGGTCAAAGCCATCGTCTCCGTGCTGATGCTCAAGGAAGGTTGGGACGTGCGTAACGTCACCACCATTGTCGGCCTGCGTGCCTACGTCGCCAAGAGCAATATCCTCCCTGAGCAAACCCTTGGTCGAGGCCTGCGCCGCATGTACTTCGGCTCGGACACGTCTGAAACCGTCTCGGTCATGGGCACGGCCGCCTTCATGGAATTTGTTGAATCGCTCAAGACCGAGCAGGGCGTGGACTTTGAGTACAAACCCATGGGTCCGGGCACGGAGCGCAAGGACTCGCTGGTGGTCGAAGTGGATACTCAGAACACTGATAAGAACATCGACGCGCTGGATATCGAACTGCCGAAACTTTCCCGGCGGTTCAACCGCGAGTTCAAGGACCTCGAAGCGCTCGATCCCGCAACTTTCGGCAACGTGAAGCTCCCGCTCAAGCCCTTCACGCCGGAGCAAACCCGCGAGATTGTCTTCAAGACCATGCTGGATGCCGAAGTCCACCACACCATCCTGCTCGATGGTGCCGGGCCGGCCGATTATCGTTCGGTCGTGGGATTTTTCGCCCGGCAGTTGTTGAAGGAACTGCGGCTCGTTGGCGGCTACGACCTGCTCTACCCAAAGGTGAAAGCCTTCATGGCCGAGCACCTGTTCGAGGCCTCGCCAGTCAACCTCGAAGACCCCGTGGTGTTGCGCAACCTCTCCGAGCCCGATGCCGGGAAGATTCTGTTCGATACCTTCAAGAAGGCCATCAACGCGCTTACCGTGCGGGACAATGGCTCATCGCGCATCGAAGACCGCATCCGCCTGCGCGACACGCGCCCCTTCCGCACCGAGAACCGCCCCTACCTCGCGCCGAAGAAATCGCTGTTCAGCAAGATCGTTGGCGAGCCGCATGCCGGCGGCTTCGAACTGGCCTTCGCCGGTTTTCTCGACAACGCGACCGATGTCATGGCCTTTGCCAAGAACTATCTCGCCGTTGGCTTCAAGATCGATTACGTGAAGGCCGACGGCGATCTCTCCACCTACACGCCGGACTTCATCGTCAAGACCACCGACGGCACGGTCTGGATCGTCGAGACCAAGGGCCGCGCGGAACTCGACCTGCCGCAGAAGATGACGCGCCTGCGGCAGTGGTGCGCGGACGCGTCACAGGCGAGTCAGCCAGAGAGCGGTCCAGCGTATCGCTTTGTGTACGTGGACCAGCAAGGCTACGAGCGCAACCCGCCCAAGAACTTTGCCGCGCTGGCCGCAGGCTTCACCGAATACCAAGCCTGA
- a CDS encoding ATP-binding protein translates to MTTPDEIARLLTEPEGERLEFKSASNNFHFEKLVDYCVALANEGGGKIVLGVTDRRPRQVVGTTAFAEPGRAEAGLYERLGHRIRVEETRYEGKRLLLVHVPGRLPGTAWEYKGRYLRRAGDDVVPIPPNELRAIFAEAGPDHTAEPSAAAISDLSTEALSEYRRRWSRKAANPRILEWNDAELLSSAELLVDERLNNAALILLGTRQALGRYLPQAEVIFEYHSSEASGPAQDRAEFREGFFLFQDALWERINLRNDRQSYQEGLFRYDIPTFDETSIREALLNAVAHRDYRLGGSIFVRQYARRLEIVSPGGFPPGISPDNILDQQNPRNRRLSEALGRCGLIERSGQGMNLMFEAAIRHSKPLPDVTSSSSHEVRLILEGTVQDAAFIRFLERVGEERLRSFSTHDFLILDALRREQPLTPAQQTRIPALIDAGIVESHGRGRGVRHLLSRSLYAALGKKGDYTRKRGLDHDTNKELLLKHIRDNNADGSPLSDLTQVLPALSSSKVQALLHELREEGRIQVTGKRRWARWHLVASKAENPAESL, encoded by the coding sequence ATGACGACACCTGACGAGATAGCCCGCCTGTTGACCGAGCCGGAAGGCGAAAGGCTCGAATTCAAATCGGCATCCAACAATTTCCACTTCGAAAAACTGGTGGATTACTGCGTTGCTCTTGCCAATGAGGGCGGCGGAAAAATCGTGCTTGGCGTAACGGATCGTCGCCCGCGTCAGGTCGTTGGAACAACGGCGTTCGCAGAGCCTGGCCGCGCGGAAGCCGGGCTTTATGAGAGGCTGGGCCATCGTATACGTGTCGAAGAAACACGGTACGAAGGCAAACGTCTTTTGTTGGTGCATGTTCCAGGCCGATTGCCGGGAACGGCGTGGGAGTACAAAGGGCGTTACCTGCGCCGGGCCGGGGATGATGTGGTGCCGATTCCTCCAAACGAACTGCGAGCCATATTTGCAGAGGCGGGTCCTGATCACACAGCCGAGCCCAGCGCCGCGGCGATATCCGATCTTTCAACAGAAGCGCTTTCGGAATATCGCCGCCGCTGGTCCAGGAAGGCCGCAAACCCGCGTATTCTGGAATGGAACGATGCCGAGCTTCTGTCCAGCGCCGAGTTGCTCGTGGATGAGCGCCTGAACAATGCAGCGTTGATTTTGCTCGGAACACGGCAGGCGCTTGGCCGGTATTTGCCGCAAGCGGAAGTCATCTTCGAGTACCACTCGTCGGAGGCATCCGGCCCCGCGCAGGATCGCGCCGAGTTCCGGGAAGGGTTCTTCCTCTTTCAGGATGCGCTCTGGGAACGCATCAATCTCCGCAATGATCGGCAAAGCTATCAGGAGGGTTTGTTCCGGTACGACATTCCGACTTTTGACGAAACTTCGATCCGTGAGGCCCTGCTCAACGCGGTTGCCCATCGCGATTATCGGTTGGGCGGTTCGATATTCGTGCGTCAGTACGCCCGCCGGCTGGAAATAGTAAGCCCGGGCGGTTTTCCGCCCGGTATTTCGCCGGACAATATCCTGGATCAGCAAAATCCTCGTAACCGAAGGCTTTCCGAGGCCTTGGGCCGATGTGGTCTGATTGAACGCTCGGGCCAGGGAATGAATTTGATGTTCGAGGCGGCTATCCGTCATAGCAAACCGCTGCCGGACGTCACCAGCTCTTCATCCCATGAGGTGCGCCTGATTCTGGAAGGTACGGTACAAGATGCCGCCTTCATCCGGTTTCTGGAACGGGTGGGCGAGGAACGCCTGCGGAGCTTTTCCACGCACGATTTTCTCATCCTCGATGCCTTGAGGCGCGAACAACCGCTGACGCCGGCACAGCAAACGCGAATACCCGCGCTGATCGATGCAGGGATTGTGGAGTCGCACGGCCGCGGCCGTGGCGTACGCCATCTGCTGTCGCGCAGCCTGTATGCCGCGCTTGGCAAAAAAGGCGACTACACGCGCAAACGGGGGCTGGATCATGACACCAATAAAGAATTGCTCCTGAAACATATCCGCGATAACAATGCGGACGGCAGCCCCTTGAGCGATCTCACGCAGGTTCTCCCGGCCCTTTCCAGTTCGAAAGTTCAGGCCCTGCTCCACGAGTTGCGGGAGGAAGGACGTATCCAGGTGACAGGTAAAAGGCGGTGGGCCCGCTGGCATTTGGTCGCGTCTAAAGCAGAAAACCCGGCTGAATCTCTTTAG